The sequence TGCATGATATGTGTTTTAATCTGAAGCAAGCTAATTCCACAGCTGGCATTTTGGTTTTCCAAAAGTCTTTATTGATGTTAATTACATTTACCAAGCTTATGCTTTTCAAGTTATTCGCTAATGAAAATTCGatagaatatttttgtaaatcgaaATCTAAAatgtaaagataaattttaattcattgtcgtgaataattttacaacttaAAACACTACTATTATACATATTAGTACAAACCAATTATATTCAATTCCTCTAGAATAGgacagttttttattattacatcaATAACACCTGGATCGATCCTGTCAAAACCGGTGAtagataaatgttttaaatttatagcagGATTTTCCCAATATGGGAATTGAAAACCAAAATAGTGGTGAACATGAGTTGAGCTATTTATTAGttcaattctttttaattcggaattttccaaattttgaaacaactGAGAAAAACAATGGGTGTTATCGACATGTGAGCATCTCTCAATGCGTAGGACATCTAATGTTTTACAACTGGTGATAAACTATAAGCAAAAAATGTAAGgttggtttgaatttattcaatttctgaGACTAACAGAACTCattttaatatgtaaatatttttttaatttatatacctTCTGTATTTCTCTGAGATGAAGTTTCAGGCAATAAAccaagaataaattttttatattcaatgcTGTACTGCTTGCAAGTGATGAtccacaaaaatatatattgttataaacACCAAATGTGATAAGTGTATTTTTCGTTGacgtatatttaaataagctttttatttgataatcgCAAGACCCAGTAGTAGCTCCAATTTTCAGTGAAGTTAaattagagaaattttttaaatcttcgaTTGCCATTGATGAGATTTTAACCGCTGATAAATCAAGTTCTGTTAACGTgctacaatttttatattttggaaTTATCAATGGCGACAAATCCATGTTCAATTGTTGACACTGGATTGGATcagacaataatattttctcaaaataatacattaaacCTGCGTTGAACGGGGATAAATAGTACTGCAATACATAAAATGGAATACATTGCGTATTTTTATGATTGTTAGCGataacttctaaattttttttgactttccaaattttatcggtcaaaaattttgaggttaGCATAAGAGATACTTGATCTTTAAATTCCAGATAGTTTACAATTTTACTAAAGGCTGGTTCAGGTATCGTGCTGAACTTATCTTCATCATTTAGTCGACCGATGACTGGAGTCAAAGTTGAAGACTCTGTTTGTATATGCGCTGGTATAACTCGGGCAATAAACGAATTTCTTAATATGTATACACATTCTCTTCCGTTAAGTTGAAATCGAAGAGAAgcacgtaaattttttacttttacaaaCGCCATAGCTCTTTTATGACGTTTAATAACTCTCACTGATTCATAAGATACTCTAGTATTACGGAGTAAGTACTCAATCTCCGCTTGAGTCACATTCAGCGGTAAAggagtcaaaattaaatttaaaataaactcgcCTTTATCATTTTTGAGTTTCGGATACTCTCGAAGATTTGGTTTTTCAATCGGTAGGAAATACCGTTTTTCACCAAGTGGTCTTCGGTAACAAGCAGGTAaaacatttgatatttttaatttcattgcaGATAACTTATCCTTGACAATTGATTTTTCCTGATCACGAAGAATATAATTGTCTAATATGACGTTTAAGTCCATATCTTCTGGACAGAGTTccataataaaatgtttatattactttttaataagaaaaattaagaatctTAAATTACATTTGTAGATAACCTCCTTACAAAACGAAAGCACAAGCTACTATAACTATTATTCTCTACCGTGAGATCAGCCAAAAAGTGACGCATGCGTGAACGCATTGGTAACTCTGGAAACGCTGTGAATCTGTAAAATCTAACGCGCGCAATTTCAATAGTTAGAGTGAATGCAAAGTGCcaatattaaaacttaatcATTAATCTACAATAAGGtacgtaattttattaaatacttataa comes from Microplitis demolitor isolate Queensland-Clemson2020A chromosome 8, iyMicDemo2.1a, whole genome shotgun sequence and encodes:
- the LOC128668369 gene encoding uncharacterized protein LOC128668369, which translates into the protein MELCPEDMDLNVILDNYILRDQEKSIVKDKLSAMKLKISNVLPACYRRPLGEKRYFLPIEKPNLREYPKLKNDKGEFILNLILTPLPLNVTQAEIEYLLRNTRVSYESVRVIKRHKRAMAFVKVKNLRASLRFQLNGRECVYILRNSFIARVIPAHIQTESSTLTPVIGRLNDEDKFSTIPEPAFSKIVNYLEFKDQVSLMLTSKFLTDKIWKVKKNLEVIANNHKNTQCIPFYVLQYYLSPFNAGLMYYFEKILLSDPIQCQQLNMDLSPLIIPKYKNCSTLTELDLSAVKISSMAIEDLKNFSNLTSLKIGATTGSCDYQIKSLFKYTSTKNTLITFGVYNNIYFCGSSLASSTALNIKNLFLVYCLKLHLREIQKFITSCKTLDVLRIERCSHVDNTHCFSQLFQNLENSELKRIELINSSTHVHHYFGFQFPYWENPAINLKHLSITGFDRIDPGVIDVIIKNCPILEELNIIDFDLQKYSIEFSLANNLKSISLVNVININKDFWKTKMPAVELACFRLKHISCNDISLFIKENADSLVEINVLENSLYNLAMLSDMEAQENLYTWKNPVKVIVANKFIYKLQKSRSYLYKNIFPVNPLVKFVNKSSLYQELKLSPKTLIEYKRFYP